A section of the Paenibacillus yonginensis genome encodes:
- a CDS encoding acyl-CoA thioesterase — MSQKTSAERTASSCWYTNGLRVRYQETDQMAIVYHANYLNWFEMGRTEFIRQFGFTYRSMEEKGVLLPVIDLNIQYKRPALYDDLVAVFTRVIRFNPLRLDFEYEVRRWPSDSEGEPGLDTLDKKWPVDRELPGELLVTGASSHAWVTKEMKPLRLDKTLPELYNILKEQIL, encoded by the coding sequence ATGAGTCAAAAGACATCCGCCGAGCGGACTGCATCAAGCTGCTGGTACACGAATGGTCTGCGTGTCAGATATCAGGAAACGGATCAAATGGCGATTGTTTATCATGCCAATTATTTAAACTGGTTTGAGATGGGAAGAACCGAATTTATCCGGCAGTTCGGATTTACTTACCGGTCAATGGAGGAGAAAGGTGTCCTGCTGCCGGTCATCGATTTGAATATTCAGTACAAACGTCCTGCCTTATACGATGACCTGGTTGCCGTATTTACCCGCGTAATCCGCTTTAATCCGCTCAGGCTCGACTTTGAATATGAGGTTCGCAGATGGCCGTCGGATTCTGAAGGGGAGCCTGGCTTAGATACGCTGGATAAAAAATGGCCGGTAGACCGCGAGCTCCCGGGCGAACTGCTGGTTACCGGCGCCTCTTCGCATGCCTGGGTCACGAAAGAGATGAAACCCCTCCGACTGGATAAAACCTTGCCTGAACTGTACAATATTCTAAAAGAGCAGATTTTATAG
- a CDS encoding SDR family oxidoreductase — MTQNQQPKQTLPPQHQNQQPGAESEMHPLPQYEGNYKAAGKLKGKTALITGGDSGIGRAVAVAYAKEGANVAIVYLNEDQDAEKTKQEVEQEGIKALLIPGDVGDEAFAAKAVKQTVDTFGGLDILVNNAGEQHPQQSIEDITSAQLEKTFRTNIFGMFYFVKAAMPHLKKGSAIINTASITAYEGNPTLIDYSSTKGAIISFTRALSNNIVGNGIRVNAVAPGPIWTPLIPSTFDAEKVKKFGADTPMKRPGQPEELAPAYVFLASDDSSYISGQTIHINGGTVVNG, encoded by the coding sequence ATGACGCAAAATCAACAGCCTAAACAAACCTTGCCTCCTCAGCATCAAAATCAACAGCCGGGAGCGGAAAGTGAGATGCACCCTCTTCCACAATATGAGGGGAATTATAAAGCAGCAGGCAAACTGAAAGGCAAAACAGCGCTGATCACGGGCGGTGACAGCGGAATTGGCCGAGCTGTGGCCGTAGCGTATGCCAAAGAAGGCGCCAATGTGGCGATCGTTTATTTAAATGAAGATCAGGACGCAGAGAAGACCAAACAGGAAGTGGAACAGGAAGGGATTAAAGCGCTGCTTATTCCGGGAGATGTCGGGGATGAGGCTTTTGCGGCCAAGGCCGTCAAGCAAACGGTGGATACCTTTGGCGGACTGGACATTCTGGTCAACAACGCCGGGGAGCAGCATCCGCAGCAGAGCATTGAGGACATTACCTCGGCCCAGCTGGAGAAGACATTCCGGACCAATATCTTCGGCATGTTCTATTTCGTCAAAGCGGCTATGCCGCATTTGAAGAAGGGCAGTGCAATTATCAACACGGCTTCCATTACGGCTTACGAGGGCAATCCTACGTTAATTGACTATTCGTCTACTAAGGGGGCGATCATAAGTTTTACCCGCGCTTTGTCCAATAACATCGTTGGCAATGGCATACGCGTAAACGCGGTAGCGCCGGGACCGATCTGGACGCCGCTCATTCCGTCTACCTTCGATGCGGAGAAGGTCAAGAAGTTTGGGGCCGACACGCCTATGAAACGGCCGGGACAACCGGAAGAGCTGGCGCCGGCTTACGTGTTCCTGGCTAGCGATGACTCCTCTTATATCAGCGGGCAGACGATTCATATCAACGGCGGCACTGTTGTGAACGGATAA
- the pnpS gene encoding two-component system histidine kinase PnpS: MKSFRTRLAWILMGLVGISMCAAGLTMAKVFKDSHISVLEDNMAREINILSSTFAFQPAENNPEAFSYYSSKAAELDNLTGLRVTFIRADGQVMGDSESNASKMENHLHRHEIETAGQAGSGHPGISIRFSDTIKEDMLYVAEKVTSDQGFDGYIRLSMSLHTVKEGLWKAWSLMIGGLLILFVAAGLVSYRLAYSITKPLNKITQVANRISRLDYDARVYLQRRVDEIGQLGGAINRMADSLQQQLKVIRENEDLLQSVLANMTGGIIIVDVDGHIALVNRAACRILRIREQEALGRPYQEIKRSYELTKFIDEGVSRRGYVSEELTVYDPEEKILRIDVVPMYEEGDAYRGMLFHFQDVTEIRKLERMRSEFVANVSHELKTPIAAVQGFAETLLTGEVKDEETARSFLQIIYDEGDRLNRLIGDILELSKIESRRVPLAFEPIELRPLFESLFEVLKSAAEKKSISLKLEVPEGMFMEGDEDRLRQIFMNLLSNAISYTPDGGRVKVTAEILDDGDEEKIRFVVSDTGIGIPKKDLPRIFERFYRVDKARSRSSGGTGLGLSIVKHLVDLNHGTIKVESKVGEGSSFILEMPMVQQID; encoded by the coding sequence ATGAAATCATTCCGTACCAGATTGGCCTGGATTCTGATGGGGCTGGTCGGCATTTCCATGTGTGCGGCCGGCCTGACCATGGCCAAAGTGTTTAAAGATTCTCACATTTCTGTTCTGGAAGACAATATGGCCCGGGAAATAAATATATTGTCCAGCACCTTTGCCTTTCAGCCGGCAGAAAACAATCCGGAAGCGTTCAGCTATTACTCCTCCAAGGCGGCTGAATTGGACAACCTTACCGGACTGCGGGTGACTTTCATTCGGGCTGACGGGCAAGTGATGGGGGATTCCGAAAGCAACGCTTCCAAGATGGAAAATCACCTGCACCGCCATGAAATTGAAACGGCAGGCCAGGCGGGCTCCGGCCATCCGGGTATTTCTATTCGTTTCAGCGATACGATCAAAGAAGATATGCTTTATGTCGCCGAGAAGGTAACCAGCGATCAGGGCTTTGACGGATACATCCGTCTGTCGATGAGCCTTCATACGGTTAAGGAAGGATTATGGAAAGCCTGGTCTCTGATGATCGGCGGTTTGCTTATTCTGTTTGTGGCCGCAGGATTGGTCAGCTACCGTCTGGCTTACAGCATTACCAAACCGCTTAACAAAATTACCCAAGTGGCCAACCGGATTTCGCGGCTCGATTATGATGCCAGAGTTTATTTGCAGCGGCGGGTGGATGAAATCGGGCAGCTTGGCGGCGCCATCAACCGGATGGCGGACAGCCTTCAGCAGCAGCTCAAGGTCATCCGCGAAAATGAAGACCTGCTGCAAAGCGTACTCGCCAACATGACGGGCGGTATTATTATCGTAGATGTTGACGGGCATATTGCGCTTGTAAACCGGGCAGCTTGCCGCATCTTGCGGATCCGGGAGCAGGAGGCGCTGGGAAGACCTTATCAGGAAATCAAACGGAGTTATGAATTAACGAAATTTATAGATGAAGGCGTATCCCGCAGGGGTTATGTATCTGAAGAGCTGACCGTTTATGATCCGGAAGAGAAAATTTTGCGTATTGATGTGGTTCCAATGTATGAGGAAGGCGATGCGTACAGGGGCATGCTGTTTCACTTCCAGGATGTGACGGAAATCCGCAAGCTGGAAAGAATGCGCAGCGAATTCGTTGCTAATGTATCGCATGAGTTAAAGACGCCGATTGCAGCCGTTCAAGGTTTTGCGGAGACGCTGCTGACCGGTGAAGTGAAGGATGAGGAGACGGCCCGCTCCTTCCTGCAGATTATTTATGATGAAGGCGACAGGCTCAACCGGCTGATCGGGGATATTTTGGAGCTGTCCAAAATCGAATCGCGCCGCGTGCCACTTGCCTTTGAACCCATAGAACTGCGCCCGCTGTTCGAAAGCCTGTTTGAGGTACTGAAGTCGGCTGCGGAGAAGAAATCCATTTCCTTGAAGCTGGAAGTGCCGGAAGGCATGTTTATGGAAGGGGATGAGGACCGGCTGCGGCAGATTTTCATGAATCTGTTGTCCAATGCGATCAGCTACACCCCGGATGGAGGCAGAGTCAAGGTAACAGCGGAAATTCTGGACGACGGAGACGAAGAGAAAATCCGGTTTGTCGTATCCGACACGGGCATCGGTATTCCGAAAAAAGATCTGCCCCGCATCTTCGAGCGTTTCTATAGAGTGGATAAAGCCAGATCGAGAAGTTCAGGCGGCACAGGACTGGGACTGTCCATTGTTAAACATTTGGTAGATCTGAATCACGGAACGATTAAGGTGGAGAGCAAGGTGGGAGAAGGGTCTTCCTTTATTCTGGAAATGCCGATGGTGCAGCAAATCGATTGA
- a CDS encoding FxsA family protein: MRKWLFVLILLVPILEFYGFVYVGDRLGLGKTIFLTLATSVIGGVMMQFEGRKIMADAKMKANNGGQLPGKLVLNGICVFGGGILLLIPGFITDIIGFLLVFPLTRPLLRYPIRKWVEKKLKNGTITFFRR; this comes from the coding sequence ATGCGAAAATGGTTGTTTGTTCTGATTCTGCTTGTCCCCATTCTGGAATTTTACGGTTTCGTTTATGTCGGCGATCGGCTGGGACTAGGCAAAACCATTTTTCTTACGCTTGCAACTTCTGTGATTGGCGGAGTGATGATGCAGTTTGAAGGGCGTAAAATTATGGCCGATGCCAAAATGAAAGCAAATAATGGAGGGCAGCTGCCCGGAAAGCTGGTGCTGAACGGCATCTGCGTGTTTGGCGGCGGCATTCTGCTGCTGATCCCCGGTTTCATAACCGACATTATCGGCTTCCTGCTGGTCTTCCCGTTAACCCGTCCGCTGCTGCGTTATCCGATCCGGAAATGGGTAGAGAAAAAGCTGAAGAACGGCACCATTACGTTTTTTCGGCGCTGA
- the icd gene encoding NADP-dependent isocitrate dehydrogenase: MPKLEKFALPTEGEKIEIQNGKLVVPNHPIVPFIEGDGTGRDIWKASKRVLDAAVEKAYGGEKKIAWYEVFAGEKAFHTYGEWLPADTLTAIREYIVAIKGPLTTPIGGGIRSLNVALRQELDLYVCLRPVRYFNGVPSPVKRPEDVDMVIFRENTEDIYAGIEYQEGSEEVKKVLAFLQNEMGVSKIRFPETSGIGIKPVSEEGSKRLVRAAVEYAVKHGRKSVTLVHKGNIMKFTEGAFKNWGYEVAEAEFGDKVFTWAEYDRIKEASGTDAANAAQEEAEKAGKIIIKDAIADIALQQVLTRPKDFDVIATLNLNGDYLSDALAAQVGGIGIAPGANINYVTGHAIFEATHGTAPKYADKDVVNPGSVILSGVMMLEHLGWQEAADLIYKGLETSINHKTVTYDFARLMEGATQVKCSEFADEVIKNM, translated from the coding sequence ATGCCAAAGTTGGAGAAATTTGCTCTGCCTACCGAAGGGGAAAAGATTGAAATTCAAAACGGTAAGCTTGTTGTTCCAAACCATCCGATCGTGCCGTTCATCGAAGGTGACGGAACAGGCCGCGACATTTGGAAGGCTTCCAAACGAGTGCTGGATGCAGCGGTTGAGAAGGCTTACGGCGGAGAAAAGAAAATCGCCTGGTATGAAGTATTTGCCGGTGAGAAAGCATTTCATACATACGGAGAATGGCTGCCTGCCGATACGCTGACAGCGATCCGTGAATATATCGTGGCTATTAAAGGACCTTTGACTACACCGATCGGCGGCGGTATCCGTTCCTTGAACGTGGCGCTCCGCCAGGAGCTGGACTTGTATGTCTGCCTTCGTCCGGTACGTTATTTCAACGGCGTGCCTTCGCCGGTTAAACGTCCTGAAGACGTGGACATGGTTATTTTCCGCGAGAATACGGAAGATATTTATGCCGGCATTGAATACCAGGAAGGCTCCGAGGAAGTCAAGAAGGTATTGGCTTTCCTGCAGAACGAAATGGGCGTGAGCAAAATCCGTTTCCCGGAAACATCCGGCATCGGTATCAAACCGGTATCGGAAGAAGGCTCCAAACGTCTTGTCCGCGCAGCCGTCGAATATGCTGTGAAGCATGGCCGCAAGAGCGTGACGCTTGTTCATAAAGGCAATATCATGAAATTTACGGAAGGCGCCTTTAAGAACTGGGGTTATGAAGTAGCTGAAGCAGAATTCGGCGACAAAGTGTTCACTTGGGCCGAATATGACCGCATCAAGGAAGCTTCCGGTACGGACGCCGCCAATGCGGCCCAGGAAGAAGCCGAGAAAGCAGGCAAAATCATCATTAAGGATGCGATTGCCGACATTGCCCTGCAACAGGTGCTAACCCGTCCTAAAGATTTTGATGTGATCGCGACATTGAACCTGAACGGCGATTATCTGTCCGACGCCCTTGCAGCACAAGTAGGCGGTATCGGTATTGCTCCGGGAGCTAATATCAACTATGTGACCGGTCATGCGATCTTTGAAGCTACGCACGGAACGGCTCCTAAATATGCAGACAAAGACGTAGTAAACCCGGGTTCGGTTATTTTGTCCGGCGTTATGATGCTTGAGCATCTGGGCTGGCAGGAAGCGGCGGACCTAATCTACAAAGGTTTGGAAACGTCGATTAACCATAAAACTGTGACCTACGATTTTGCGCGTTTGATGGAAGGCGCAACGCAGGTGAAATGTTCCGAATTTGCGGACGAAGTGATCAAAAACATGTAA
- a CDS encoding fumarate hydratase, which yields MKSFEQSVYELIVETSTNLPGDVRIAVQRGKAAENEATRAGLALSTIVTNIEMAEDQVSPICQDTGMPTFIVHTPVGANQIQMKRDIHSAIVQATKEGKLRPNSVDSLTGKNSGDNLGPGTPVIHFEQWEKDEIDVRLILKGGGCENKNIQYSLPAELEGLGKAGRDLDGIRKCILHAIYQAQGQGCSAGFLGVGIGGDRTTGYELAKQQLFRPLDDTNPIPELAELEAYIMDNANKLGIGTMGFGGEVTLLGCKIGVMNRLPASFFVSVAYNCWAFRRQGVLVDPATGEISSWIYPRGSEVDMSALQAAQQAEAGAAAAELTEKQTAAASSREVVLQTPISEEQIRSLRVGDVVIIKGEMHTGRDALHKYLMDHDAPIDLNGAVIYHCGPVMLKDEEGWHVKAAGPTTSIREEPYQGDILKKFGIRAVIGKGGMGPKTLAALQEHGGVYLNAIGGAAQYYAECIKKVNGVDFMEFGIPEAMWHLEVDGFAAIVTMDSHGNSLHAEVEKDSLEKLSQFKETVFK from the coding sequence ATGAAATCTTTTGAACAAAGTGTTTACGAGCTGATTGTCGAGACATCAACCAACCTGCCTGGAGATGTACGGATTGCGGTACAGCGAGGGAAAGCTGCCGAGAACGAAGCGACCCGTGCCGGTCTGGCGCTGTCTACGATTGTAACCAACATTGAAATGGCGGAGGATCAGGTTTCGCCGATTTGCCAGGATACCGGCATGCCGACTTTCATCGTGCATACGCCGGTCGGAGCGAACCAAATTCAAATGAAGCGGGACATTCATTCCGCTATTGTACAGGCTACCAAGGAAGGCAAGCTTCGTCCCAATTCGGTTGATTCCCTGACCGGGAAGAACAGCGGCGACAATCTGGGGCCGGGAACGCCTGTGATTCATTTTGAGCAATGGGAGAAAGATGAAATCGATGTACGCCTTATTCTAAAGGGCGGAGGATGCGAGAATAAAAATATCCAATACAGCCTTCCAGCCGAGCTCGAAGGGCTTGGCAAAGCCGGACGCGATCTGGACGGAATTCGTAAATGTATCCTGCACGCCATTTATCAGGCACAAGGCCAGGGCTGCAGTGCAGGCTTTCTTGGCGTAGGCATCGGTGGAGACCGGACTACCGGATATGAGCTGGCCAAACAGCAGCTGTTCCGGCCTCTGGATGACACGAACCCTATTCCTGAACTGGCGGAGCTTGAAGCGTATATTATGGACAATGCCAACAAACTGGGGATCGGCACTATGGGCTTTGGAGGCGAAGTGACGCTGCTTGGCTGCAAAATTGGCGTGATGAACCGGCTGCCGGCCAGCTTTTTTGTATCCGTCGCTTATAACTGCTGGGCTTTCCGCCGCCAAGGGGTTCTAGTTGACCCGGCTACCGGTGAAATCTCCAGCTGGATCTATCCTAGAGGCTCCGAGGTGGATATGTCGGCTTTGCAGGCTGCGCAGCAGGCTGAAGCAGGAGCGGCAGCAGCTGAGCTGACCGAAAAACAAACGGCAGCCGCTTCTTCGCGGGAAGTAGTGCTGCAGACTCCGATTTCGGAAGAACAGATTCGCAGCCTGCGCGTAGGCGATGTCGTAATCATCAAAGGTGAAATGCATACCGGACGGGATGCGCTGCACAAATATTTAATGGACCATGATGCGCCGATTGACCTGAACGGAGCTGTAATCTATCACTGCGGGCCGGTGATGCTGAAGGACGAAGAAGGCTGGCATGTCAAGGCGGCAGGGCCGACCACAAGCATTCGCGAAGAGCCGTACCAAGGCGACATTCTGAAGAAGTTCGGGATTCGGGCTGTTATCGGCAAAGGCGGCATGGGGCCTAAAACGCTGGCAGCTCTTCAGGAGCACGGTGGGGTTTATCTGAATGCCATCGGCGGAGCAGCGCAGTATTATGCGGAATGCATCAAGAAAGTGAACGGTGTGGACTTTATGGAATTTGGCATTCCGGAGGCGATGTGGCACCTGGAGGTTGATGGATTTGCGGCTATTGTGACGATGGATTCCCATGGCAACAGCTTGCATGCGGAAGTGGAGAAGGATTCCTTGGAGAAGCTGAGCCAGTTTAAAGAGACGGTATTCAAATGA
- a CDS encoding response regulator transcription factor — MAKRLLVIEDEPTLSRLLSYNLKNEGYEVTVEENGHSGCETGLRSSFDLILLDLMLPGMNGFEIMSKLRNEGIGTPIIILTAKNAEEEVVQGLKSGADDYITKPFGVAELLARVAAVLRRSSGDEEIVKPVLETESQIVLGELVIYPEKYEVTLGGETITLRPKEFEVLLYLARKPGVVMTRDDLMNAVWGFDYIGGQRTVDVHVSSLRKKLELDPESVHIDSIRGVGYKLVVNKKKGLSQKV, encoded by the coding sequence ATGGCTAAGCGATTGCTGGTTATTGAGGATGAGCCAACACTGTCACGGCTGCTGTCTTATAATTTAAAGAACGAGGGCTACGAGGTAACGGTAGAGGAGAATGGCCACAGCGGATGCGAGACAGGGCTCCGGTCAAGCTTTGATCTGATTCTGCTGGATTTGATGCTTCCGGGAATGAACGGCTTTGAAATTATGTCTAAGCTGAGAAACGAAGGCATCGGGACGCCGATCATTATCCTTACAGCTAAAAATGCCGAAGAAGAAGTGGTGCAGGGGCTCAAATCCGGTGCCGATGATTATATAACGAAGCCGTTTGGCGTAGCCGAGCTTTTGGCCCGCGTAGCTGCGGTGCTCCGGAGATCCTCTGGAGACGAGGAGATTGTGAAGCCTGTGCTGGAAACCGAATCCCAGATTGTATTGGGAGAACTTGTTATTTATCCGGAGAAATATGAAGTCACTTTGGGCGGAGAAACGATTACGCTCAGACCGAAAGAATTCGAAGTGCTTCTTTATCTGGCCAGGAAGCCCGGTGTCGTCATGACCCGGGACGATCTGATGAATGCGGTTTGGGGATTTGACTATATCGGAGGACAGCGGACGGTGGACGTGCATGTCAGCTCGCTTCGCAAAAAGCTGGAGCTGGACCCCGAGTCCGTTCATATCGATTCGATCCGCGGCGTAGGGTACAAGCTGGTTGTAAATAAGAAAAAAGGGTTATCCCAAAAGGTTTAA
- a CDS encoding citrate/2-methylcitrate synthase — protein sequence MTATKGLEGVVAAASSISSIEDGVLAYRGINIDEMAEHATFEETAFLLWHGHLPNHQELAELKQLISDHSAVPDVLIEQLKLYPKDANTMAALRTAVSALALYDETANDNSREANQMKAIKLQAQLPTLIAAFARIREGQEPIAPLPGVSIAHNFLYMLTGEEPDATSVVALDKALVLHADHELNASTFSARVTIATLTDIYSAITSAIGTLKGPLHGGANEAVMNMLQEIGTVENAEPYIQRKLQSKEKIMGFGHRVYKNGDPRAKHLQKMSRQLGLMQGDTTLYDISVKVESLVTGQKGLQPNVDFYSASVYTMLGIPKDLFTPIFAISRLSGWTAHILEQLDNNRIIRPRAEYTGQFNQKYIPIDLRP from the coding sequence ATGACAGCTACCAAGGGTCTGGAAGGCGTTGTAGCAGCCGCTTCCTCGATCAGTTCTATTGAAGACGGCGTACTTGCCTATCGCGGCATTAATATCGATGAAATGGCGGAGCATGCAACCTTCGAGGAGACGGCCTTCCTGCTTTGGCATGGCCATCTGCCCAATCATCAGGAACTCGCGGAGCTGAAGCAGTTGATCAGTGACCATTCGGCTGTACCGGACGTTTTGATTGAGCAGCTCAAACTTTATCCGAAGGATGCAAATACGATGGCAGCGCTGCGGACTGCCGTATCCGCTCTTGCTTTGTATGACGAAACAGCGAATGATAATTCCAGGGAAGCCAATCAGATGAAAGCGATCAAACTGCAGGCCCAGCTTCCAACGTTGATTGCGGCGTTCGCCCGCATTCGCGAAGGTCAAGAGCCGATTGCTCCGCTGCCGGGCGTATCGATTGCCCATAATTTCCTGTATATGCTTACCGGCGAGGAGCCTGACGCTACGTCTGTAGTGGCTTTGGACAAAGCACTGGTCCTTCACGCCGATCACGAACTAAATGCTTCCACCTTCTCGGCCCGCGTTACGATCGCAACTTTGACCGACATTTATTCAGCGATCACCTCAGCGATCGGCACTTTGAAAGGACCTTTGCATGGAGGCGCAAATGAAGCGGTGATGAATATGCTGCAGGAAATCGGCACCGTTGAGAACGCTGAGCCGTATATTCAGCGCAAGCTGCAAAGCAAAGAGAAGATTATGGGTTTTGGGCACCGTGTATACAAAAACGGAGATCCGCGGGCCAAACATTTGCAGAAGATGTCCCGCCAGCTGGGTTTAATGCAGGGAGACACCACGTTATATGACATTTCAGTTAAGGTGGAGAGTCTGGTAACGGGGCAGAAGGGACTCCAGCCGAACGTAGATTTCTATTCGGCTTCCGTTTATACAATGCTGGGCATTCCGAAAGATCTGTTCACACCGATTTTTGCAATCAGCCGCTTGTCCGGATGGACGGCACACATTCTGGAACAGCTCGACAACAACCGGATTATCCGTCCGCGTGCCGAATACACGGGACAATTTAACCAAAAATATATTCCGATCGACCTGAGACCATAA
- the ytvI gene encoding sporulation integral membrane protein YtvI encodes MDHIIVKRILRGLWVLVAFALLLLGAYWLLPLLYPFLIAWLIAYAMKPFVRFLQRKAKMPRWLAVTSGLMVYFGGAVLVLSAAVTRMVKEIIHLTESFDTYVDQIRDIFIRWSNSEGIQNIVYEINKFIQDNPKYEDTINKNINKTTDTISAAVTQFVSDFLNGIVGVLTSLPHFLLILIVTVLATFFIEKNWEKHTMTLAGWVPAPLRKTTGEIWSSLKKAFFGYLRSLFIMVSITAFIVLIGLLILGVDSAFTLAILIGLVDLLPYLGVGTVMVPWIVYHFAAGDMQLGIGLLILYGVITIARHLIEPKVLATSVGLDPLPTLVGMFVGLKLFGVLGLIIGPVAFVVISAVYKTGVFGELRNYIMNGRVR; translated from the coding sequence GTGGATCATATTATCGTCAAACGTATTTTGCGTGGCTTATGGGTATTGGTTGCTTTCGCCCTTCTGCTCCTTGGAGCTTATTGGCTGCTCCCGCTGCTGTACCCGTTCCTGATCGCCTGGCTGATCGCTTATGCTATGAAACCTTTTGTACGTTTTCTGCAGAGGAAAGCCAAAATGCCAAGATGGCTGGCCGTGACCTCCGGCTTAATGGTTTATTTCGGGGGAGCTGTGCTTGTGCTGTCTGCCGCTGTTACCCGAATGGTCAAGGAGATCATTCATCTTACCGAATCTTTTGATACCTATGTAGATCAGATCAGAGATATTTTCATCCGCTGGTCGAACAGCGAAGGCATTCAGAATATCGTTTATGAAATCAATAAATTTATCCAGGATAACCCAAAATACGAAGATACCATCAATAAAAATATTAACAAAACGACGGACACGATCAGCGCCGCTGTAACCCAGTTCGTATCCGATTTCCTGAACGGCATTGTCGGGGTGCTGACTTCCCTGCCCCATTTCCTGCTGATTCTGATTGTCACGGTTCTGGCGACTTTCTTTATCGAAAAAAATTGGGAGAAGCACACCATGACCCTGGCGGGCTGGGTGCCCGCTCCTCTCCGCAAAACAACCGGCGAAATTTGGTCCAGTTTGAAAAAGGCCTTTTTCGGCTACCTTCGTTCCCTGTTTATTATGGTGTCGATAACCGCCTTTATTGTACTTATCGGACTGCTGATTCTGGGCGTTGATTCGGCCTTCACCCTGGCTATCCTGATCGGCCTGGTTGATCTGCTGCCTTATCTCGGTGTCGGAACCGTCATGGTCCCCTGGATTGTTTACCATTTCGCGGCCGGCGATATGCAGCTCGGCATTGGCCTGCTCATTCTCTACGGCGTCATTACCATCGCCCGGCATTTGATTGAACCTAAAGTGCTGGCTACCAGCGTTGGTCTTGATCCGCTTCCGACTCTGGTAGGCATGTTTGTCGGACTCAAGCTGTTTGGGGTGCTTGGTTTGATCATCGGCCCTGTCGCTTTTGTGGTCATTTCTGCCGTCTACAAAACCGGGGTGTTTGGAGAACTGCGGAATTACATTATGAACGGGAGAGTCAGGTAA
- the mdh gene encoding malate dehydrogenase yields the protein MNNRKKITVVGAGFTGATTAFMLAQKELGDVVLLDIPQLENPAKGKALDMLEASPVLGFDSRITGTSSYEDAAGSDLVVITAGVARKPGMSRDDLVTTNAAIVRSVCENIKTYCPDATVVLLSNPVDAMTYAAYQTLGFPKNRVIGQSGVLDSARYCTFIAQELKVSVEDVQGFVLGGHGDDMVPMVRYSSVGGIPVESLISKDRLDAIIERTRKGGGEIVDLLGSGSAYYAPAAALVQMAEAILKDKKRVLPVIALLEGQYGYEDLFLGVPVVLGGAGIEQIFELELTPEEKAALDRSADSVRQVTAVVQRS from the coding sequence GTGAATAACCGCAAGAAAATTACCGTTGTTGGCGCCGGGTTTACCGGCGCCACAACTGCTTTTATGCTGGCGCAGAAGGAGCTTGGCGACGTGGTGCTGCTGGATATTCCGCAGCTTGAGAATCCGGCCAAAGGCAAGGCGCTGGATATGCTCGAAGCCAGCCCGGTACTGGGCTTTGACAGCAGGATAACCGGCACTTCCAGCTACGAGGATGCGGCAGGCTCCGACCTGGTCGTGATCACTGCCGGAGTAGCAAGAAAACCGGGAATGAGCCGCGACGACCTCGTTACAACGAACGCGGCTATTGTTCGTTCTGTCTGTGAGAACATCAAAACCTATTGTCCGGACGCAACGGTGGTTCTCTTAAGCAATCCGGTAGATGCGATGACATATGCGGCTTATCAGACCCTTGGTTTTCCGAAGAACCGGGTCATCGGGCAATCCGGTGTGCTGGACAGCGCCAGGTACTGTACGTTTATTGCCCAGGAATTAAAGGTTTCAGTCGAAGATGTGCAAGGGTTTGTCCTGGGCGGACATGGGGACGATATGGTGCCTATGGTCCGCTACTCCAGCGTAGGCGGCATTCCTGTAGAGAGTCTGATTTCCAAGGATCGGTTGGATGCGATTATTGAGCGTACGCGGAAGGGCGGGGGAGAGATCGTTGACCTGCTGGGCAGCGGCAGCGCTTATTATGCACCGGCTGCGGCTCTGGTACAGATGGCGGAAGCAATCCTGAAGGATAAGAAACGGGTTCTGCCGGTCATTGCTTTGCTGGAAGGGCAATATGGGTATGAAGATCTGTTCCTCGGCGTTCCTGTCGTACTCGGAGGGGCAGGTATTGAGCAAATATTTGAACTTGAGCTGACTCCGGAGGAGAAGGCGGCCTTGGACCGCTCAGCCGATTCTGTTCGGCAGGTAACGGCTGTTGTTCAACGTTCTTAA